TACCTTTCCCCCAGATGTATATGACAGAAAGTGGGCGGGGGTAGGGAGAAGGCGAgatcgcctgcactggcaggtacaAGGGAGCACCGGTGTTGGTAGCGGGCGAGGTGGCGGTGTTTGGTGCTATGAGATTTGCAATATCGTCTTGTAGGAATTTAGGAGCCAATTCGAAAGGTAAGTTGTGAATTCCTTATGGTGATTTAACGGGTAATATGGAGAGGTTCGCCGAAAGAAAAAGTTGAgctaatttgtttttgtcaccggcttcggtggtatcgtggttaagccatcggacgtaaggctggtaggtactggattcgcacccaaagcgagttttaacgactcaatgggtaggtgtaagacaactataccctcttctctctcactaaccagtaacaacCAACCACTGTCCAggagagacagcccagatagttgaggtgcgtgcccagggcagcgtgcttgaacatttattgaatataagcatggaaataagttgaaataaataacgactcaatgggtaggtgtaagaccactacaccctcttctaacccaataaccactaacacactgttctggacagacagcccagatagttgaggtgtgtgtccaggacagcgtgcttgaaccttcaagggacattcctgagtttgctgcattgtaagatgtttccgactaatcaactatttctacgattaaacttacatattaaatatattttcttgtttacaatatcagtgtctgtatattcaatgtgtttctggtcgttttaatagtaataagaagctcaaactggatttggtcttcaaataattacgaaaaaaaatattttaggaaattaaatgaaatttaacctagtacaaatattagaacaatcagacacacgttttatatacagcctctaatactgtatgcagaaaaatatatttgatatctaattacaatcgttaaaaagtctcttttagtcgataacatcttaaaaattacagcaaactcaggaatgtccctttaattggatataagcacggaaatgagttgaaatgaaatgaaaatggttTTGGCTTCATTTTATCTAATGAGCAGCTCGTTGCTGGAACCCACATCTCTCTTCTCTAGCATTCTATAATAGGCGTCCATTTCAATAACTCAAACACGTTATTTGAGCACCATTTTGTTCAGCATTACCACACGGATCACGTTTttagtaatatattaaacaactGAATTTCTGAGGATTTGGTGTCCTTTGTAAACTTTATTCTTCGTGTATAAGCATTAATAATTATGCATTTATAAATGAGACacatgtaatgaaataaaactaatctgaataaaaagtaattaaaagtaaaaacaaacaaaacaaacaaacacacgaaCATACATACccggcgcggatccaggattttgtataGCGTGAGCCCAAAACTCGTTGTAggttttgaaaatagaatttaaaggtccttgacaggtggACGGGATGACTACATTtgttgtgtattctgtaatatatattatttcaccaaaaataggggggggggggcgggccccttgGATGCGCTCCTGTATACACGCACATATATCACAAAGAAAGACGCGTGCACGCACATACACTACCACAAGACCTGGTAACAACTACAAAAgacgaacaacaacaacaaacctcCAAAACATCAACAgtaacaacaaagaaacacgAATTTAAAGTGGTGAACTGAATttaccaaccccccccccacacacacacacacgcacagagagagacagatacacagaaacacacacacacacacacacacacacacacacacacacacacagataaacacacacacatacacacacgttttACCATTTTAAGGTTACTTAAAATATTAACCTGGTCAGGTACAATTATAAAAATCGAAATATGTACAAATGGgttagtaatattatttttattattagtattattatcattatcattatcatgtcattaaatataagtcaattaaaaacataaaacaattttaggACAAACAATGAAAGAAACAACGGACCATTACGTTTGTTATTaagcaaaatatgttttagataAACCAGTTTATGTGAATACGAGTTccatacagttaaagtttgttttgtttaacgacaccactagagcacattggtttattaatcatcggctattggatgtcaaacattttgtcattttgacatatagttttagagaggaaacccgctacaattttccgtttgtagcaagggatcttttatatgcaccatctcaaagacaggatagcgcatactacgaccattgatataccagtcgtggtgcactggttggaatgagaaatagccaaatgggtccaccgacgagtatcgatcctataccgaccgcagatcaagcgagcgatttaccactgggctacatcccgcctcagTTCCAAACAGAAACATGTACACGGATCTCACCGATCATCAGGAAGGCTACACATAGAACTTGTAAAGCTAGCCTTAATATTATACTAGTTACAAGAAGATAAGGGCCACATGGACACTGCATCTGAGGTGGGGATGATCTGTGTCAGAACGATACTTGTCTCATTGGATATGCTATCGTTCAGCCACAGCAGTGCTCAGCCACAGTCCAGAATGCTCAGTTTATGTCTTGATGGCATGGATATCCAAAGCCAGATTGCAAAGGAATTTATACCCTTCGAAACTAATCAAACATGAAACGTGTTAACATAAATATGGAATTCCACGTACATCATGCCGTTTTCAGGCAGGTTATGACCTGAATAGTCAGCAGAAAATGTTTCGAAACGTCAAACAGTCCTGGATGTTTTACGCATTTGCCACACGCTTTCTTCcgacaaaataaacataaaaaaacaaaacaagctgtGAGTAAAAGGCTCGTGTAAATGCAATCTGAAATGCTTTTCCACGTCTGCAACCTAACTGTCCTTACCTATCACCGcccctgaatttgttttattatttatttattttttaaataaggaCAAATTTGATATTGTCTcttaacttgttgtgactagAATAATATTGACCTTGGAATGATGGAGGTTGGACGATGAGATTGTTAGAAGATCACAGAACAGTTATATAATTGCATCAAACCTGTGACAAACAAAAGGGTGGGGAGAAGGTGGTGTGATACATATGTGAAATATAATGGCACAAAAGGCCCATTATGAACACGAAATAATGGAAACGGTGAGTCAGACACAGTGCTTAGAAAATGTCTGTTTAAGTGTACTGACATAGGCTAATAGTACCCACTGTGTCCCTACCCATTTCCCTATCCAACGATCTACACAGAACTATTTAACACACTTTAGAATACAGAACACGATCCTCCTCTGTTGCAACCGAGTCTGTATTTTCATCCCCTCCTGTGGCACCCTTTGGTTCGTCTTGGTTTTCGTCAAACTCCACCTCAGTATAAATGAGTCCAGGTGAACCTTTAGGGATGTTCGGCTTATTCCCAGACTTCTTCGGTTTCCGAACTTCAGTGTAGACATCACCAGTTACCTCAGACTCGGGACCTTGACCTTTAGATTCAGAACCCATCCCGCCtgacttcttctttttgtttaccACGGCGTACAGTTCACTAGACAGTTTAGCTTTCAAAGGTTGTTTCCCCTTTTTAGTTTTGTCAACCACAGCATAGAGCTCATTGACGTGCATAACTGGCATGGCGGCTTCATTCGTGGATTTGGCcggtttcttgtttttgttaaccTCAGCGTACATGTCTGACACGTCATCGTGGTCAGGTTGTGGATGGAAGTCACCATGGTTACTTGTGCTAGGTGGCTTTGGCTTTAGGGCGACCTGCGGTTTGTAGGTAACACCGCCAGCTTCATCATCAATAGACGCATAGTCGTCTGATGGTGAGCGAATCGTCTGGCTGCCAGTCTGGGTTTGGTCTGCTGAAACTCCTGGATGTTTCCCAGATGACTTGGTGTTCTTGTATTTGTACGGATCCGAGTCCATGTTACAGTAACCTCCATCGTTGTCTGAATTAGGATCGTGTTTGCTGCGTCTCTTCCTTAATCACAGACAACATATTTGTCAATGTTCTAAAGGTTTATTAATACAGTAAGTTTCATTTTGTGTAAAACAATGTATAATTAACCTTTACCATTTTAACTGCTAACAACATATTCGCTGCTgtaaaatgagagagagagagagagagagagagagagagagagagagagagagagagagagagagagagagagagagggagtacGAATGAACGTATGTTATGCAAAGTGGGTGCAGCagcatattttaatattctataGCATAGAAACATTTTTggcaacaaaaaacacaaaaaaaaacacgttataatatatatatatttttaccttTTAACAAACACGACAATGATCAAGACTACCACGACAATGAGCACCACAGCGCCGACTCCTCCCGCTACAGCTGCAACTAAATACGAAACACACATGATAATATTTATACATTGATAATTGCAGTCGTTTCAATCATAACGCGTGGCAACCACCATTCtggatggggttttttgtttgtttttttgtttatagttttttttgtcaataattccaATTTGGGTTGACCAAAAACACAAAGGAAAACTGatatggaaataacaaaaatgttcgATCTCTATTAGCTATTTATAAAAACAGTGGTCAAGATATATATCAAAACTTGCCGGGAACAATAGTACATCAATGCTAAACTGTTCACAACTATTGAGCAAATATGGAACAAACGCGTATCCGACGTTTGAAAATACATCAAACATGCCGTAACAAGTTAACAAAGCCACTTGGCATCCTTGATCTCGTCACGAGCCGACAGTGTCACAAACCGACTCATTCAGTTAAAGGATTAATTTCAAATAATCAAGACTTTCGTTTTTATGGTATTTTGGAAAGGTCCAGGGCAGAAGTAAGTACCAATTACAAATGGCTTTAACTAGGGAACGATTACATTGATCCAGACatgttcattaatatatttgataatgttttaaaaaaaaaaaaaaaaatattatcatgtatgtatacatgcacaatttatgtgttgtttttaataataattgcaatgcatTAACTATCTAAATGCTATTCAGCCttcaattataattattgatcagtattttttcttacgtcaTTAGGACAATGACGAAAACTCAATACAAATGCGCTACAGCGATAAATTCGATATAACGACAACGTAACCcagatatgtatgtacatgtttgtgtgggtgtttgAAATTAGGTTACTCAACtgttgttagttttgtttttacttttatcgtcttgtttttgtttttgagggGTGTGGGAGTGGGACATATACCAAATAgcttaataaaaaacataatcgATGAGTTTAGTATGAAAACACAAAGTAAAACGCCATAACTCTAAAATTCGCTATGGGTGAGTAGTGCTGGGTTTTTTCATGGACACGTGTAATACGTTTGTTCTTTATTTAACCTCGCGCTATGTTTTTCACTTTGctattcttatttttattttatttttattttatgctgTTGTTGATGGATTTGTTTTCGGGGTATCTTATTGTTTCTTGtactttcattttgtttgtttgtttgttttttgttacatttgtttcgcttcattttgtttatttatttatttatttatttattatgtttttaaacatttttttctgtccctCGTTTACATAACACACAACGTATGCTGAGAACAAAAAATCAGCCGTGGACAACACCAGTATATGACAATTATTAGAATTCAAGTAAATTTtcatacaaataattatatatataaactatatcgTTTCGCTTTATTTTCTTTATGTCTGTAATTTTGTCTACGTGTTATTGTTTCCATAGCCTTtaacgttgttttttttatctgctttctttgtttattttctatttctcGTTGTTTCGAAAATATGAGAAACCAGTACCTGGAAAAGCTCCTTGACTTAATGGTAAATTCGTTTTCGGCGTGAGAATTGTCAAAACCTTTGTCGTTGATTCTGATGATTGTGTCAGTATCAAACTCGATGCTTTTGTCGATTGTGTCGACATCGAACTCGATGCTTTTGCCGATTGTGTCGACATCGAACTCGATGCTTTTGTCGATTGTGTCGACATCGAACTCGATGCTTTTGTTGATTGCGTCGGGACTGTGGTTGTGTCTCCTGACGAATAACACTGAAGACTCAAACTACCTATAGACATGAGATAAACACGAATCAAAAGCACATCTGCTCATTACGATGAAATTAAAACTGGTTTGGAAATGTTAAATTCATTGttatttaatgttgttgtttaaaatatattgaactGTAATTGTACCAGATTTTATTACTGGGTCATTTATACTTACTTGATGCACATAATAAGTAAGTTTCTTAATCTGATATTTACTTATTATCTCCAGACTAACTGTTAATGGAGGTTAAGTTCTAAAACCATGTTCTTATGACAACActaattagaaatatattttactagaAAGATGCGCCAGTAGCAGCTGAATATATACTTAGCCAAACAAGTTTAGCAATTtagtaaatgtgcttaaatgaaagaaaactcgttatttacaaaataaaatcagacacTCGATTTAATTGAGGCATTATTTGTCAATATAAataacaggagattttcaatacaaaatgaaatgtgtgactgTCACGTGATGCTTGGGGATCAATACACGAAAATCTGAAAATTGTCAGTAACGTGTCCGAACACATTGGGTTTTGACAGTGGTACAACGTCCCTCATACACTGAATGTGACCGATGTGGTGGTGGTAGCGTCATGATGTGGGAAGGAATTCATGACATCGAACAAAACAACCTCATTTTCATCATTCATGGGAATCCCAATGCTCATCATTACAGTGACGAAATCGTCACACCTGTTGTCGCTTCGTTCATGCAGCACCATCCAGGCGTTTTGTTTCAACAGTACAATGCATGTCAGCATTCAGCCAGACTAACTACTGGACTTCTTCAGAGGATCAATGTTCAGGCACTAAACTGACTTGCAAGATCGCCTGACTTGTTTCCTATTGTGTAGGTGTGGGATTTGTTAGGTCGTAGGGTGCGAGAGAACCACGCGCATATTTACAACGTCCAGAACCTTAAACATGCTTTAACTCGTGAATTGATCTCTGTCGCTATTCCAGAGATACGCCGTCTCACCAGAAGCATGACCCGACGTTGTACCATTGTCAGAATCCAATCCCCACGGTGTTCAGACACCGTACTGATAATTTTTAGATTTTTGTGTATGGACCCCAAGCACCATTCAACAACGTGGCAGTcacacagtttattttgtattaaaaatctcttgttacttatactgacaaatgatgctTAATTAAATCCAGtgactgattttattttgtaagttacgaattttcttttatttaaacacatttaccaaattgctaaactgttTTGGCTAAGTATATGGACTATATTACGACAGAtttgtctagttagaccacggctATTGCGGCCGTTGATTGACAGGTGTGATAATCGAGGGCGTAGCCCGAACTCTATTACACCCGCCATTCAAAGGCCGCAATAACTATTCGTCCAGGAACATTAGGGTTTAACTCGGAAATAAATAGTACATATCTGATTTGGGGGTTTTCAGAACAGATGCGGAAcatcattaataataacatatcaaaAGTCCGGAAGTTTCCGAGGTGTGCTAACGTCACAACAGACGTAAAGATATAATTATTGTCATGTAATCAGTTTAcgcatgtaacccattttcattaTCAGCCTTAACGATTTCAACCTAGTATCTGTGGtcggatttttaaaataaagaataagAGAAGCTTGAGACAGTAAAATGATTACATGATTCATATAAATGAGAACAAGGAAATTAAGAAttaagaatttttatttttattttattttaaaggcatattgtcacagaccactgacatatttaatggtctaacaaagtattacctgaacaaaaataatttgattcgTCCCCAAATATACTTTATTcagccatcttcataaccaccatactccatttattaatgacattttgtaaaaataattgaattatggcaatggtccatcgtggttcagttaaggtgatgtgatagctagatttggtttccaacaattaatgtaatttttatttattgtctatttttagagaaataaggtacCTAAATCCGTGACGGTATGCCTTTAATGAGACTCGACTTTTAGAACGTTTTCATCGACGTCTACTCGAATGACTTAAATACTAAAGCGTTAATTGCTTTTTGATCCGTGTATACTGTGGCATTGTCaaattcatattattttaaatcctCTACTTTATATCAAGTATCTGTACCTGTACCAGCTGTAATGTAGAAATTGATGCattaagatacatgtatatccacaCTGCGTGTCGCACTAGTTTGCAAAGGAATTAAGTATCCTTTATAAATTTTTCGCATATATCTGTTACATTTCCACCATTCCTTCAATTATACACCAATGTCCATTGTTGTTCAATTAGATATATGTTTAATTGTGATTCACACATTGTCTCTGGAAGTGAAACCAGACTAATTCCAATCTGAAGTGTTGTTGTTGCCTGAAGTGAACAGTTACAAGTGATGTCTGTGTTGCCAGGTACGAATCCGTCAAGAAACACTCCTTGTACACCGCTGATTGATTAATCTGTACACATgtgtttttgtatatatgtaacttttaaaactaatCAATTAATACGACCGTACTTATTCTCCCATGTATTCGTGTCCTTATGCATCTTCATTAACTGAATATATGAAACATGCTACATCGTCCGAAATAATTGCTTGGTGTACTTAAAAAAACCGAAATCAGCTGTGTCACATCGCAAACTGTTATACAACTATCGTGCTGTGAGAATTAAATAAGCATGGTCTTGATAACATAACAGTCTTAACTCGTGAATATTCGGAATACCCTGGAGTTCCGATTGAGTTCCGAATTCCCCACTCGGAACATCTCGGCTGAcataaattatgtattttatctGCACACTATATTCGATACCATTCGTATTTAAAAAAGATAAGAaaactgtttattgttttgtttttgaatgtAAAACTAAATAGTTGCCTGTTTACCATAAATGCGAAAGTCAGTTTACGTTTGATTTTTGTGAATTACTGATTGCATCATCATGTGATAAAACGAAAAAATGTTAAACGGATTAATCTAAGATAAATAT
This portion of the Gigantopelta aegis isolate Gae_Host unplaced genomic scaffold, Gae_host_genome ctg3454_pilon_pilon:::fragment_2, whole genome shotgun sequence genome encodes:
- the LOC121392173 gene encoding uncharacterized protein LOC121392173 is translated as NEACLMESTQHTNLSVVHMCTDESISGAQGVFLDGFVPGNTNIICNCSLQATTTLQIGISPVSIPEKMCESQLTIQLIQQQWTLTYNCRNSGNITTLGRNIDEKGYSITLQTSATNSVDITYCINFYIKAGTGSLSLQCYSSGDTTTVPTQSTKASSSMSTQSTKASSSMSTQSAKASSSMSTQSTKASSLILTQSSESTTKVLTILTPKTNLPLSQGAFPVAAVAGGVGAVVLIVVVVLIIVVFVKRKRRSKHDPNSDNDGGYCNMDSDPYKYKNTKSSGKHPGVSADQTQTGSQTIRSPSDDYASIDDEAGGVTYKPQVALKPKPPSTSNHGDFHPQPDHDDVSDMYAEVNKNKKPAKSTNEAAMPVMHVNELYAVVDKTKKGKQPLKAKLSSELYAVVNKKKKSGGMGSESKGQGPESEVTGDVYTEVRKPKKSGNKPNIPKGSPGLIYTEVEFDENQDEPKGATGGDENTDSVATEEDRVLYSKVC